One genomic segment of Natrialbaceae archaeon AArc-T1-2 includes these proteins:
- the sufD gene encoding Fe-S cluster assembly protein SufD, giving the protein MSTTQVHANLTEEQVRQISGELDEPEWMLETRLEALDALADLEMPDVIRTPGRDWTNLHELDYETLVDPLNAAEDKDQVGPDEVEVLPWAEAIAEHEDLVREQFGSVVPPQENYLTALSTALFSTGTVIYVPEGVDAEDVTIRTEQNSRSLFNYTLVITEESSSVTILERQSTGEKQDEQYYSGIVEIAAGENSYVQYGSLQNLAEDAYCFTTKRADAGTYATVDWIEGNFGTQLTKTETSTELNGDSSETQIVGAFFGHDDQHFDLDVKVWHQAEHTTADLVTRGVTDDTARSVYEGVQDVGRDAWDTSSYQRENTLMLSDESEADASPKLIINNHDTEASHSATVGQIDEEDLLYMTSRGVDPERARNMLVEGFFVPVLEEIEVDELREDVADLIEARLQG; this is encoded by the coding sequence ATGAGTACGACGCAGGTACACGCAAACCTCACGGAAGAACAGGTACGACAGATTTCGGGCGAACTCGACGAGCCCGAGTGGATGCTCGAGACACGTCTCGAGGCGCTCGATGCGCTCGCAGACCTCGAGATGCCAGACGTCATCCGGACGCCGGGTCGGGACTGGACGAACCTCCACGAGCTCGATTACGAGACGCTCGTGGATCCGCTGAACGCAGCGGAGGACAAAGACCAGGTCGGCCCAGACGAGGTCGAGGTCCTGCCGTGGGCCGAGGCCATCGCCGAGCACGAGGACCTCGTCCGTGAGCAGTTCGGTTCGGTCGTTCCCCCCCAGGAGAACTACCTCACCGCGCTGTCGACGGCGCTTTTCTCGACCGGGACCGTCATCTACGTCCCCGAGGGTGTCGACGCCGAGGACGTGACGATCCGGACCGAACAGAACTCCCGGTCGCTGTTCAACTACACGCTCGTGATCACCGAGGAGTCGTCGTCGGTTACCATCCTGGAACGTCAGTCGACGGGCGAGAAGCAAGACGAGCAGTACTACAGCGGGATCGTCGAGATCGCCGCCGGCGAGAACAGCTACGTCCAGTACGGCAGCCTCCAGAATCTCGCGGAGGACGCCTACTGTTTCACCACGAAGCGCGCCGACGCCGGCACCTACGCGACGGTCGACTGGATCGAGGGTAACTTCGGCACGCAGCTGACCAAGACGGAGACCTCGACCGAACTCAACGGCGACTCCTCGGAGACGCAGATCGTCGGCGCGTTCTTCGGTCACGACGACCAGCACTTCGACCTGGACGTCAAGGTCTGGCACCAGGCCGAGCACACGACCGCCGATCTGGTCACCCGCGGCGTCACCGACGACACCGCCCGATCGGTCTACGAAGGCGTCCAGGACGTCGGCCGCGACGCCTGGGACACGAGTTCGTATCAGCGCGAGAACACGCTGATGCTTAGTGACGAGAGCGAAGCCGACGCCTCGCCGAAGCTCATCATCAACAACCACGACACCGAGGCCAGCCACTCCGCGACGGTCGGCCAGATCGACGAGGAGGACCTGCTGTACATGACCTCCCGCGGTGTCGACCCCG
- the sufB gene encoding Fe-S cluster assembly protein SufB has translation MSSEQDHLKETDTEARFEFKKEQNAAVKSEKGLTEEVIRMISEDKDEPDWMLERRLRALEQYQNMPMPTDWPGQPDLSELDVEEIVPYIRPDVDEREGVDDWTELPDEIKDTFDKLGIPEAEKNALSGVGAQYESEVVYQNMQDQWEEKGVVFMNMDRAVQEHPDLVREHFMTTCVPPSDNKFAALHGAVWSGGSFVYVPEDVTVEMPVQAYFRMNSEGMGQFEHTLIVAEPGSEVHYIEGCSAPKYGAHNLHSGGVEVFVKEDAHVQYSTVQNWSKNTFNLNTKRAIVEENGTMEWISGSMGSKATMLYPCSILKGRGATDTHITIAFAGEGQDIDTGAKVYHNAPDTKSTIESKSIAKDGGRTNYRGLVHIADGAENSSTAVECDALMFDNESTSDTMPYMEIEESKVDVAHEATVGKIGDEDIFYLQSRGLDDDDAKKMIVAGFIEPITEELPIEYAVELNRLIELEMEGSLG, from the coding sequence ATGAGTTCCGAACAAGATCACCTCAAAGAGACAGACACCGAGGCGCGCTTCGAGTTCAAGAAAGAACAGAACGCCGCCGTCAAGTCCGAGAAAGGACTGACAGAGGAGGTCATCCGCATGATCTCCGAGGACAAAGACGAGCCCGACTGGATGCTCGAGCGACGGCTTCGCGCCCTCGAGCAGTACCAGAACATGCCGATGCCGACGGACTGGCCCGGCCAGCCGGATCTCTCCGAGCTCGACGTCGAAGAGATCGTTCCCTACATCCGCCCCGACGTCGACGAGCGCGAAGGCGTCGACGACTGGACGGAGCTGCCCGACGAGATCAAAGACACCTTCGACAAGCTGGGCATCCCGGAAGCCGAGAAGAACGCCCTCTCCGGTGTCGGCGCACAGTACGAGTCCGAGGTCGTCTACCAGAACATGCAAGATCAGTGGGAGGAGAAGGGTGTCGTCTTCATGAACATGGACCGCGCGGTCCAGGAACACCCCGACCTCGTCAGAGAACACTTCATGACGACGTGCGTGCCCCCGAGCGACAACAAGTTCGCCGCACTCCACGGTGCGGTCTGGTCGGGCGGCTCGTTCGTTTACGTCCCAGAGGACGTCACCGTCGAGATGCCCGTCCAGGCGTACTTCCGGATGAACTCCGAGGGGATGGGCCAGTTCGAGCACACGCTCATCGTGGCCGAACCCGGCTCGGAAGTGCACTACATCGAGGGCTGTTCCGCACCGAAGTACGGTGCCCACAACCTCCACAGCGGTGGCGTGGAAGTCTTCGTCAAAGAAGACGCCCACGTCCAGTACTCGACGGTCCAGAACTGGTCGAAGAACACGTTCAACCTCAACACCAAACGCGCCATCGTCGAGGAGAACGGCACGATGGAGTGGATCTCGGGCAGCATGGGCTCGAAAGCCACCATGCTCTACCCGTGTTCGATCCTCAAAGGGCGGGGCGCGACCGACACCCACATCACCATCGCCTTCGCCGGCGAGGGTCAGGACATCGACACCGGTGCGAAGGTCTACCACAACGCGCCCGACACGAAGTCGACGATCGAGTCCAAATCGATCGCGAAAGACGGCGGCCGCACCAACTACCGTGGCCTCGTCCACATCGCCGACGGTGCCGAGAACTCCTCGACTGCGGTGGAGTGTGACGCCTTGATGTTCGACAACGAGTCGACGTCGGACACGATGCCGTACATGGAGATCGAGGAGTCGAAAGTCGATGTCGCCCACGAGGCCACAGTTGGGAAAATCGGCGACGAGGATATCTTCTACCTGCAGTCGCGTGGACTGGACGACGACGACGCCAAGAAGATGATCGTCGCCGGCTTCATCGAGCCGATCACGGAGGAACTGCCGATCGAATACGCGGTCGAACTCAACCGCCTCATCGAACTCGAGATGGAGGGTAGCCTCGGATAA